A window from Corynebacterium accolens encodes these proteins:
- a CDS encoding anthranilate synthase component II: protein MNSPHVVLLDNHDSFVYNLVDALAGYRTTVYRNSVSVAEVLAAEPDIIVLSPGPGHPRDAGCIMELIGATLGTIPILGVCLGFQALLEYHGGGVGPCGPVHGKSIPMTLTDAGTAHPVFAGLATDADPAQPCVPGTQVPVARYHSLGCTRVPAGMRVLAETEAEIGTIAMAAETDDGMALGMQFHPESILSPRGPDMLDRCIHRLSTHPTMEPKH from the coding sequence ATGAATTCACCGCACGTGGTCTTGCTCGATAACCACGATTCCTTTGTCTATAACCTCGTCGATGCCCTCGCCGGTTACCGCACCACCGTCTACCGCAACAGCGTCTCCGTCGCGGAGGTGCTGGCGGCCGAGCCCGATATTATTGTCCTTTCCCCAGGCCCCGGCCACCCGCGCGATGCTGGTTGCATAATGGAGCTTATCGGTGCCACCTTGGGCACCATCCCCATCCTCGGCGTCTGCTTGGGCTTCCAGGCGCTACTGGAATACCACGGTGGCGGGGTAGGGCCGTGCGGCCCCGTGCACGGCAAGTCCATACCTATGACGCTTACCGATGCCGGCACCGCCCACCCAGTCTTCGCCGGCCTAGCCACCGATGCCGATCCCGCCCAGCCCTGCGTCCCCGGCACCCAGGTCCCCGTGGCCCGGTATCACTCCTTGGGGTGCACGCGCGTGCCAGCCGGCATGCGGGTGCTCGCGGAGACGGAGGCAGAGATCGGGACCATCGCCATGGCGGCAGAAACGGACGATGGGATGGCACTAGGGATGCAATTCCACCCCGAGTCAATCCTCTCGCCCCGTGGCCCAGACATGCTAGACCGTTGCATCCACCGACTATCGACCCATCCCACTATGGAGCCAAAGCATTAA
- the trpD gene encoding anthranilate phosphoribosyltransferase, protein MTNQSPLKTLQAFLDNPAPTVEEATKVFTPVAVGDYDDIQISALLTHIRTRGETLADITGAAKAFLKVGHPFPITGEGLMDSAGTGGDGANTINITTAASLVAAAGGVRMVKHGNRSVSSKSGSADVLEALNIPLDLDVDRAVRQFEASNFTFLFAPAYNPAVAHVQPVRKALGVSTIFNTLGPLLSPGRPKLQIMGIANPAQGPMIAEVFRELGRTRALVVHGAGTDEIATHGTTQVWELKDGEISHYELTPEELGIAKHELSELAGGDGQDNAAHVRAIFNGSGKPAHYDAVVASAGAMFYLGGTTASIAEGVAHAKGLIDSGDVDRWLRTHEQAEY, encoded by the coding sequence ATGACGAACCAAAGCCCATTGAAAACGCTGCAAGCCTTCTTGGATAATCCCGCACCCACCGTGGAGGAGGCCACCAAGGTCTTCACCCCGGTTGCCGTGGGTGATTATGACGATATTCAGATCTCCGCGTTGCTCACACATATCCGCACCCGCGGCGAAACCCTCGCGGATATCACGGGTGCCGCCAAGGCATTCCTGAAAGTTGGACACCCCTTTCCCATTACCGGCGAGGGACTCATGGACTCCGCGGGCACGGGCGGCGATGGCGCAAATACCATCAATATCACTACGGCGGCCTCCTTGGTTGCCGCCGCTGGGGGAGTGAGGATGGTCAAGCACGGCAACCGGTCCGTTTCCTCCAAGTCCGGTTCCGCCGATGTGCTCGAGGCACTGAATATTCCCCTGGACCTGGACGTGGACCGCGCCGTCCGGCAATTCGAGGCCTCCAATTTCACCTTCCTCTTCGCTCCGGCCTACAACCCCGCAGTGGCTCACGTGCAACCGGTGCGCAAGGCGCTCGGGGTCTCCACCATCTTCAATACCTTGGGACCCCTGCTCTCCCCGGGCCGCCCCAAACTACAGATCATGGGCATCGCCAACCCCGCCCAGGGTCCCATGATCGCGGAAGTCTTCCGGGAGCTGGGGCGCACGCGGGCGCTCGTCGTCCACGGCGCTGGTACCGATGAGATTGCCACCCACGGCACCACCCAGGTTTGGGAGCTAAAGGACGGCGAGATTTCACACTATGAGCTAACGCCGGAGGAGTTGGGCATCGCCAAGCATGAGCTCAGTGAGCTTGCCGGCGGCGACGGCCAAGATAATGCCGCGCACGTGCGCGCCATATTTAATGGCTCGGGTAAGCCGGCGCACTATGACGCTGTCGTGGCATCGGCTGGGGCAATGTTTTATCTGGGTGGCACCACGGCCTCCATTGCAGAGGGCGTCGCGCACGCCAAGGGGCTCATCGATAGCGGGGACGTGGACCGCTGGCTGCGCACCCACGAGCAAGCGGAATACTAA